A section of the Elizabethkingia anophelis R26 genome encodes:
- a CDS encoding POTRA domain-containing protein encodes MNRSIIVLIFFLCGFFSLKAQEKKDSLYYKIEEFSDQRKVTKFFHRLIFRREADSTSVKSRTEKLSQETYNKKYIRNILIETIDPFGYGSKDNKEKLKWYDWLTHHLHSTTRNSTVNNYLLFKEGEEYNAQKLYESERLLRRMPFINRVNISVSDSDSGKDSIDVVVKVLDSWSLKPRMSYSGSKIGLGVTEENVLGLGHTFDFLYRNDSKERQNYVLGSYTAYNLFGSYINAQILGERDFSRNERINFNIRRDFFSPLTKWAGGFSFDYFMRNVLLPIETDTTYPEVQIKAYSQDIWGGYQIPVSSDTSEKVLSNIAVIGRFQNYQYKDSPEIDKYKYFNSYNSFLMSVGFIRRNFSVQRNIFQYDLPEDIAYGNSVNFTAGALSRSNDVKPYVGISASYGSFTNLGYFTLKAQFGRFFNENSRNRESFRLDGTYFTNLIDWKFAKVRHFFSPTLALGNPQHNYSYIDRINLSSPDEFPVYNSDYIGTKKLVLRYQLQLFIDKTWKNFHFSPYLTVAAGWLGMPDDKLLSTKTNTKIGIGVLINNPFLVFNRIQISFTYYPRVPFDNNSVFDFNSNRNNLLPMNSFATEIPHFVNFGN; translated from the coding sequence ATGAACAGGTCGATTATAGTTTTAATTTTCTTTTTATGTGGTTTTTTCTCTTTAAAAGCACAGGAAAAAAAAGATTCGCTTTATTATAAAATAGAAGAATTTTCGGATCAGAGAAAAGTTACCAAATTCTTCCATCGTCTCATATTCCGAAGGGAGGCAGATTCTACTTCCGTGAAGTCACGGACAGAAAAGCTGTCTCAGGAAACCTATAACAAAAAATATATCAGAAATATACTAATAGAAACCATAGATCCCTTTGGATATGGCTCAAAAGACAATAAAGAAAAATTGAAATGGTATGATTGGTTGACACATCATCTTCACTCCACAACAAGAAATTCTACAGTTAATAATTATTTACTTTTTAAAGAAGGCGAAGAATACAATGCTCAGAAGCTATACGAATCTGAACGTTTGCTGAGAAGGATGCCTTTCATCAACAGAGTTAATATCAGTGTTTCTGATAGTGATTCCGGTAAAGACTCTATTGATGTAGTTGTTAAAGTTCTTGATTCCTGGAGCCTGAAGCCAAGAATGAGCTATTCCGGTAGTAAAATTGGGTTGGGTGTGACAGAGGAAAATGTGTTGGGATTGGGGCATACATTTGACTTCCTTTATAGAAATGATTCCAAAGAAAGACAGAATTATGTTTTAGGAAGTTATACCGCATACAATCTTTTCGGTTCTTATATCAATGCCCAGATTCTGGGCGAACGTGATTTTTCGAGAAATGAAAGAATCAATTTCAATATCAGAAGAGATTTCTTTTCACCTCTTACAAAATGGGCGGGAGGTTTTAGCTTCGACTATTTTATGAGGAATGTTTTACTTCCCATAGAAACGGATACTACTTATCCGGAGGTTCAGATTAAAGCTTACAGCCAGGATATTTGGGGAGGCTATCAAATTCCTGTTTCATCAGATACAAGCGAAAAAGTATTGAGTAATATTGCGGTGATAGGAAGGTTTCAGAATTACCAATACAAAGACAGTCCCGAAATTGATAAATACAAATACTTTAATTCTTACAACAGTTTTCTGATGTCTGTAGGATTTATCCGTAGAAATTTCTCGGTGCAGAGGAATATTTTCCAATATGACCTGCCGGAGGATATTGCCTATGGTAATTCAGTGAATTTTACTGCCGGCGCCTTATCGCGAAGTAATGATGTTAAACCTTATGTGGGTATTTCTGCATCTTATGGAAGTTTTACAAACCTTGGGTATTTCACTCTGAAAGCACAGTTTGGAAGATTTTTTAATGAGAATAGCCGAAACCGTGAGTCTTTCCGCTTGGATGGTACTTATTTTACTAACCTTATAGACTGGAAATTTGCCAAAGTAAGGCATTTCTTTTCTCCAACTTTAGCATTGGGAAATCCACAGCATAATTATTCTTACATTGACAGGATTAATCTTTCATCTCCGGATGAATTTCCTGTGTACAACTCAGACTATATCGGAACTAAAAAACTAGTTTTAAGATATCAGCTTCAGCTATTTATTGATAAGACATGGAAGAATTTCCATTTCAGCCCTTATCTGACGGTGGCAGCTGGATGGCTGGGTATGCCTGATGATAAATTGCTGAGTACAAAAACAAATACTAAGATAGGAATCGGAGTTTTGATTAATAATCCTTTTCTGGTTTTCAACAGGATTCAGATTTCGTTTACCTATTATCCCCGTGTTCCTTTTGATAATAATTCGGTATTTGATTTTAACAGTAACCGGAATAATCTTTTACCAATGAACAGTTTTGCCACAGAAATTCCGCATTTTGTGAATTTTGGAAACTGA